The Caulobacter sp. FWC26 genome contains a region encoding:
- the ccmD gene encoding heme exporter protein CcmD: MSFDFDAGKYAIYLWPAFAVSAVAFAWLIGDSLATARRWRREAERLQAEFDEQRP; this comes from the coding sequence ATGAGCTTTGACTTCGACGCTGGCAAATACGCCATCTACCTGTGGCCCGCCTTCGCCGTGTCGGCCGTGGCGTTCGCCTGGCTGATCGGCGACAGCCTGGCCACGGCCCGCCGCTGGCGTCGCGAGGCCGAGCGCTTGCAAGCCGAGTTTGACGAGCAGCGCCCGTGA
- the ccmB gene encoding heme exporter protein CcmB has protein sequence MRAFGILLRRELALAWGKGGGPLLALTFYACVVVLLPMASGRAPERLAAIAPGIAWLALALAALLSLERLFERDYEDGTLDLLAMGPAPLEAVAVAKCLAQWLATGAPLALAAPVAALMLGADLKVMPLLVLCALAGGLAFAFLGGLGAALALGSKRGGLLVAVIVLPLFAPPVIFGAGALDGYAAGLPWTGGLLFLLAYSAGAVALTPLAMGAACRNALD, from the coding sequence ATGAGGGCGTTCGGAATCCTGTTGCGGCGGGAACTGGCCCTGGCCTGGGGCAAGGGAGGCGGACCGCTGCTGGCCCTGACCTTCTACGCCTGCGTCGTCGTGCTGCTGCCGATGGCGTCAGGCCGCGCGCCCGAACGCCTGGCCGCCATCGCGCCAGGCATCGCCTGGCTGGCCCTGGCCCTGGCGGCGCTGCTGTCGCTGGAGCGCCTGTTCGAGCGCGACTATGAAGACGGAACGCTCGACCTTCTGGCCATGGGCCCCGCGCCGCTGGAGGCCGTGGCGGTGGCCAAGTGCCTGGCCCAATGGCTCGCCACTGGCGCGCCGCTGGCGCTGGCCGCCCCGGTCGCGGCGCTGATGCTGGGCGCGGACCTGAAGGTCATGCCGCTTCTGGTGCTCTGCGCCCTGGCCGGAGGACTGGCCTTCGCCTTCCTGGGCGGCCTGGGCGCGGCCCTGGCCTTGGGCAGCAAACGCGGCGGCCTGCTGGTCGCGGTGATCGTGCTGCCGCTGTTCGCCCCGCCGGTGATCTTCGGCGCCGGCGCTCTGGACGGCTATGCGGCCGGCCTGCCCTGGACCGGCGGCCTTCTCTTCCTGCTGGCCTACAGCGCCGGGGCGGTGGCGCTGACCCCTCTGGCCATGGGCGCGGCCTGCCGCAACGCCCTGGATTAG
- the ccmA gene encoding heme ABC exporter ATP-binding protein CcmA, whose amino-acid sequence MLRVVLIKDLAISRGERTLFSQLDLTLRAGEAATLVGRNGAGKTSLLRAVAGLLRPAAGSIAFEDANGAVEADMARADQLHMLGHQDGLKSSRTAWEELRFQTLWTGGTEESARAAAQRFDLRRLLDLEVRRLSAGQRRRLALARLAASPRSLWLLDEPMAPLDAGQRAAFGAVMAEHIAGGGMILASVHDPLPIPARSVEVGA is encoded by the coding sequence GTGTTGAGAGTTGTTCTCATTAAAGATCTGGCGATCTCGCGCGGCGAGAGAACGCTGTTTTCGCAACTGGATCTGACACTTCGCGCCGGTGAGGCCGCCACGCTGGTGGGACGAAATGGCGCGGGCAAGACCAGCCTTTTGCGCGCTGTCGCCGGCCTTTTGCGGCCAGCCGCAGGCTCGATCGCCTTCGAGGACGCGAACGGCGCCGTCGAGGCCGACATGGCGCGCGCGGACCAACTGCACATGCTGGGACACCAGGACGGTCTCAAATCGAGTCGCACGGCCTGGGAGGAACTGCGCTTCCAGACCCTGTGGACCGGCGGGACCGAGGAGAGCGCCCGCGCCGCCGCCCAGCGATTCGACCTGCGCCGCCTGCTGGACCTGGAGGTCCGCCGCCTCTCGGCCGGCCAGCGCCGCCGCCTGGCCCTGGCGCGCCTGGCCGCCAGCCCGCGGTCGCTCTGGCTGCTCGACGAACCGATGGCGCCGCTGGACGCAGGCCAGCGCGCCGCGTTCGGCGCGGTGATGGCCGAGCACATCGCCGGAGGCGGCATGATCCTGGCCTCGGTCCACGACCCCCTGCCCATCCCGGCCCGCAGTGTGGAGGTGGGCGCATGA
- a CDS encoding Spy/CpxP family protein refolding chaperone, translating into MRKTFSRLAVTGAALSTLIAGAALAQVPPPPAPPAPPPPPEAPLPPLPPLPMEGMMAMTGPGMDMMMMRHGRSADPEKRTQRLRDVLQLRPDQDGALKAFVEATTPKIEIKREVVTKDKAGKKDGDTLEWSERAPPTTLERLDRMTKMADAMKKRADATRAFYTSLSPSQQKTFDVLGMGEGGMGGDEHIVVRRFDTKGPAMFKGGDRRVIIQRKVG; encoded by the coding sequence ATGCGTAAAACCTTTTCTCGCCTCGCCGTCACGGGCGCGGCTCTGTCGACCTTGATCGCCGGCGCGGCCCTCGCGCAGGTCCCGCCGCCGCCCGCCCCGCCGGCTCCCCCGCCGCCGCCGGAAGCGCCCCTCCCCCCGCTGCCTCCGCTGCCGATGGAAGGCATGATGGCCATGACCGGTCCGGGCATGGACATGATGATGATGCGCCACGGCCGCTCTGCGGACCCCGAAAAGCGCACCCAGCGCCTGCGCGACGTCCTGCAGCTGCGTCCGGATCAGGACGGCGCCCTCAAGGCGTTCGTCGAAGCGACCACCCCCAAGATCGAGATCAAGCGCGAGGTCGTCACCAAAGACAAGGCGGGCAAGAAGGACGGCGATACGCTGGAATGGTCCGAGCGCGCCCCGCCCACCACGCTCGAACGCCTCGACCGCATGACCAAGATGGCCGACGCCATGAAGAAGCGGGCCGACGCCACGCGCGCCTTCTACACGTCGCTGTCCCCCAGCCAGCAGAAGACCTTCGACGTGCTGGGCATGGGCGAGGGCGGCATGGGCGGCGACGAGCACATCGTCGTGCGGCGCTTCGACACCAAGGGCCCCGCCATGTTCAAGGGCGGCGACCGCAGGGTCATCATCCAGCGCAAGGTCGGCTGA
- a CDS encoding MarR family winged helix-turn-helix transcriptional regulator — translation MAKGKGDKQGATLLERSPSHLLHRVLQLALDIYAEECGDAGVTQRQFAVLAAVAENEGVTQTALVRATGIDRSTLADMVARMITKGHLERQRSSEDARANSVRLTEAGREALETIRPMVAMADARILALLKPSKRDGFLDLLSDMAGAELHPAEAEPKAKKAKVPKAEKPKKDKKPKKDKAAKKAA, via the coding sequence ATGGCGAAGGGGAAGGGCGACAAGCAGGGCGCGACGCTTCTGGAGCGCTCGCCAAGTCATCTGCTTCACCGCGTTCTGCAGCTGGCCCTGGACATCTACGCCGAAGAGTGCGGCGACGCCGGCGTCACCCAACGACAGTTCGCGGTGCTGGCGGCCGTGGCCGAGAACGAGGGCGTGACGCAGACGGCCCTGGTCCGCGCCACCGGCATCGACCGCTCGACCCTGGCTGACATGGTCGCCCGGATGATCACCAAGGGCCATCTCGAACGGCAGCGCAGCAGCGAGGACGCCCGCGCCAACAGCGTGCGCCTGACCGAGGCTGGCCGAGAGGCGCTGGAGACGATCCGTCCGATGGTGGCCATGGCCGACGCTCGCATCCTGGCGCTTCTGAAGCCGAGCAAGCGCGACGGTTTCCTGGATTTGCTGTCCGACATGGCCGGCGCCGAGCTTCATCCGGCGGAAGCCGAGCCCAAGGCCAAGAAGGCCAAGGTTCCGAAGGCCGAGAAGCCGAAGAAGGACAAGAAGCCCAAGAAAGACAAGGCCGCCAAGAAGGCCGCCTAG
- a CDS encoding DsbE family thiol:disulfide interchange protein, whose protein sequence is MKRWLAFSPLIVLAALAVLFAGYALKRDPRVQPQALVGKPMPALSLPDLATGRTEPIRQAGEGPVLVNFFASWCAPCEVEHPQLMALKAQGVKVVGVAYKDAPANTQAFLTRLGDPFAAKRVDRDGRAGLEFGVTGVPETYLVGSDGMIIAKHTGPLTPEAAEDLLRQAR, encoded by the coding sequence GTGAAACGCTGGCTGGCCTTCTCGCCGCTGATCGTACTAGCGGCCCTGGCGGTGCTGTTCGCCGGCTATGCGCTCAAACGCGATCCGCGCGTCCAGCCCCAGGCCCTGGTCGGCAAACCCATGCCCGCCCTGTCGCTGCCCGATCTGGCGACCGGTCGCACCGAACCGATCCGGCAAGCGGGCGAGGGGCCGGTCCTGGTCAACTTCTTCGCCTCCTGGTGCGCGCCCTGCGAGGTCGAGCATCCGCAGCTGATGGCCCTGAAGGCCCAGGGCGTGAAAGTGGTTGGCGTCGCCTACAAGGACGCCCCAGCCAATACTCAGGCCTTCCTGACCCGGCTTGGCGACCCCTTCGCCGCCAAGCGCGTCGATCGCGATGGCCGCGCGGGACTCGAATTCGGCGTCACCGGCGTGCCCGAGACCTATCTCGTCGGCTCCGACGGCATGATCATCGCCAAGCACACAGGCCCCCTGACGCCCGAGGCGGCCGAGGACTTGCTGCGTCAGGCCAGATAA
- a CDS encoding DMT family transporter — protein sequence MKSLAFVALALAGISWGLGFPTGKLILQEADAAHMVLLRFLVAAVAAAPFALRRPEVRALFRSPVVLLAGALYGVAFMVQFEGLAHVSVTVAALLVGAMPALIAVSARVLGEKVSRLSWVGVAAATLGAALIAGKPDGASSPLGVALSIAALFLFLTWLLVLRRAPPAPNPMAIPAVSIIVAALVVLPIALVMHGPPKLALSAPAWSAIIAQGVLATLLATAAWQYGAAQVGAASAGVFINIEPLMGAACGVLLFGDHLTAALFAGGLLIIGGSFAVVLGERQAKPGDLQATVAPAP from the coding sequence ATGAAATCGCTCGCGTTCGTCGCTCTGGCCCTGGCCGGGATCAGTTGGGGGCTGGGCTTTCCCACGGGCAAGCTGATCCTGCAGGAGGCAGACGCGGCCCACATGGTGCTGCTGCGCTTCCTGGTGGCCGCCGTGGCCGCCGCCCCCTTCGCTCTGCGGCGTCCGGAGGTGCGGGCGTTGTTTCGCTCGCCGGTCGTGCTGCTGGCCGGCGCCCTCTACGGCGTGGCCTTCATGGTCCAGTTCGAGGGCCTGGCCCATGTCAGCGTCACGGTCGCGGCGCTGCTGGTCGGCGCCATGCCGGCGCTGATCGCCGTGAGCGCTCGGGTGCTGGGCGAGAAGGTCTCGCGCCTGTCCTGGGTCGGCGTGGCGGCGGCCACCCTGGGCGCGGCCCTGATCGCCGGAAAGCCCGACGGCGCCAGCTCGCCCCTGGGCGTGGCGCTGTCGATCGCCGCGCTGTTCCTCTTCCTGACCTGGCTTCTGGTGCTGCGCCGTGCGCCGCCCGCGCCCAACCCGATGGCCATTCCGGCGGTGTCGATCATCGTCGCCGCGCTGGTGGTGCTGCCGATCGCCCTGGTCATGCACGGTCCGCCGAAGCTGGCGCTCAGCGCGCCCGCATGGAGCGCGATCATCGCCCAGGGCGTCCTGGCCACCCTGTTGGCCACGGCGGCCTGGCAGTACGGCGCGGCGCAGGTCGGGGCGGCCAGCGCCGGCGTGTTCATCAATATAGAGCCGCTGATGGGTGCGGCCTGCGGCGTCCTGCTGTTCGGCGACCATCTGACAGCGGCTCTGTTCGCCGGTGGCCTGCTGATCATCGGCGGCAGCTTCGCGGTGGTTCTGGGCGAGCGCCAGGCGAAACCCGGAGACCTCCAGGCCACCGTCGCGCCGGCCCCCTAA
- a CDS encoding heme ABC transporter permease has product MDARHTFDFLTNPERFMAFSRWAAPWLGGLSAAAAVIGLLLTFMVPEDYQQGDTVRMMFIHIPAASLSMFIYLCLGIASLLSLVFRHVLADLAAQACAPIGAVYTALALITGSLWGRPMWGTFWVWDARLTSVLVLLLFYLGYMALRGALEDEQKAARSAAILALVGVINLPVVKFSVDWWNTLHQGSSTFFADKGDHLPAIYAWPAVFMALAYLGGFGALWLVRIRALVWRRKARSLSMKLAEGAR; this is encoded by the coding sequence ATGGACGCCCGCCACACGTTCGATTTCCTGACCAATCCCGAGCGGTTCATGGCCTTCTCGCGATGGGCCGCGCCGTGGCTTGGCGGACTGTCCGCAGCCGCCGCCGTCATCGGACTGCTCCTGACCTTCATGGTCCCCGAGGACTATCAGCAGGGCGACACAGTGCGGATGATGTTCATCCACATCCCCGCCGCGTCGCTGTCGATGTTCATCTATCTCTGCCTGGGGATCGCCAGCCTGCTGTCGCTGGTGTTCCGGCATGTGCTGGCCGACCTGGCGGCCCAGGCGTGCGCGCCGATCGGCGCGGTCTATACGGCCCTGGCCCTGATCACCGGCTCGCTGTGGGGCCGCCCCATGTGGGGAACCTTCTGGGTCTGGGACGCGCGCCTGACCTCCGTGCTGGTCCTGCTGCTGTTCTATCTCGGCTACATGGCCCTGCGCGGCGCGCTCGAGGACGAGCAGAAGGCCGCCCGATCAGCCGCCATCCTGGCCTTGGTCGGCGTGATCAACCTGCCGGTCGTCAAGTTCTCGGTCGACTGGTGGAACACCCTGCACCAGGGCTCCTCGACCTTCTTCGCTGACAAGGGCGACCACCTGCCGGCAATCTACGCCTGGCCGGCGGTGTTCATGGCGCTGGCCTATCTCGGCGGCTTCGGCGCGCTGTGGCTGGTGCGCATTCGCGCGCTGGTCTGGCGGCGCAAGGCCCGCAGCCTCTCGATGAAGCTGGCGGAGGGCGCGCGATGA
- a CDS encoding inner membrane-spanning protein YciB: protein MSEAPAEAPKKNSGWVRTVVDYGAAIAFGVAYFVTKDFQKATWVLVAASAAALAIGYAVERRLAILPLFFGGMALVFGTLGLIFHSDVFVKIKVTVINLALAAFLVGGVLMKRQPLKVIMGEALHLPDAAWRTLTLRYGAYFALVAIVNEVVRNTQDTDTWVKFRLALLPVALVFVATQLPFMMKHMAKGDDPKGAEPPDAGF from the coding sequence GTGAGCGAAGCGCCCGCAGAGGCTCCTAAAAAGAACAGCGGCTGGGTTCGGACGGTCGTCGACTATGGCGCGGCCATCGCGTTCGGCGTGGCCTATTTCGTCACCAAGGACTTCCAGAAGGCGACCTGGGTGCTGGTCGCGGCGTCGGCCGCCGCCCTGGCGATCGGCTACGCCGTCGAGCGGCGTCTGGCTATCCTGCCGCTGTTCTTCGGCGGCATGGCGCTGGTTTTCGGGACCCTGGGCCTGATCTTCCACTCCGACGTGTTCGTGAAGATCAAGGTGACGGTGATCAATCTGGCTCTGGCGGCCTTCCTGGTCGGCGGCGTGCTGATGAAGCGCCAGCCCCTCAAGGTGATCATGGGCGAGGCTCTTCATCTGCCCGACGCGGCCTGGCGCACCCTGACCCTGCGCTACGGCGCCTATTTCGCGCTGGTGGCCATCGTCAACGAGGTGGTGCGCAACACCCAGGACACCGACACCTGGGTCAAGTTCCGGCTGGCCCTGCTTCCGGTCGCGCTGGTGTTCGTCGCTACACAGTTGCCGTTCATGATGAAGCATATGGCCAAGGGCGACGATCCCAAGGGCGCCGAGCCGCCGGACGCGGGGTTCTAG